In the Tachyglossus aculeatus isolate mTacAcu1 chromosome 6, mTacAcu1.pri, whole genome shotgun sequence genome, CGTTGTACACCTGGAGGTTGGGGTCGCACTGCGGACGGGGGAGAAGATGGCAGGCGTGAGGTGCGGGGGCTCCGAGGCCGCTCCCCATCCCGACCCCTCggtcctcctcccggccccgcccgtACGCTGTGGTTGACGAAGTGAGAGATGTTGCCGTAATACGCGGCGTCCACGGTATACACGTCCTCCACGTAGTCCAGGTCAAAAAGGTAGGTCGCGCCCTGTCGGTCGTAGATCTGACCCCGCCGCTCCGCCTCCTCGGATGTGATGATCTGGGGGGGACATGGCCGGGCCTAGTTCAGGGAAAGGGGCAGCCCCGGGCGGGCCAGGCGGCTGCCCTCCCGCCTCCGGTTGGGAccccagggagaggaagagcattCCCCCCCTCACCCCGGCTCGGCGAGGAccgaggggaagggatggggtggaggaaggggcccTCCTCGCCCAGGGCAAATAGGACGCGGGATTCCCGTCGGTAGCAGGGCGAGAAGGCCAGGcagagggggtgggatggggtgccACAGCTAAAGCCAGAGAGGAGAGAGCCTCCCCCGATTCCCGCCTGCCCACCCTCTTGGCCGACGCTTTTCTCGGGGCAGGGAAAGTGGTCTTGAGagtgccccctcacccccccacccttccacctcaagaacctcctctccttccaaatccAGGTCAAGTTGGGCTTTGGATACTCCCCATCCCAGGTCCAGCTTTAGAGGGGGCATGGAGTCCCCAGCCCCTCGAGAAGAAgagtattgttaataataataatggcatttattgagcgcttactatgtgcgaagcactgttctaagcgctggggaggttacaaggcgatcaggttgtcccactgggggctcacggtcttaatccccattttacagacgagggaactgaggcccagagaagtgaagtgacttgcccacagtcacacagctgacaattggcggagtcggcatttgaacccatgacctctgactccaaagcctgggctctttcctctgagccaggctgcttccttgttgcctcctcctcctgctcattcattcacttgtatttagtgagcacttacagggtgcagagcactggactaagcgcttgggagagaacaaataccatcattattaaggattATGCTGAACTATTATTATGAActatatttgttgccgatttgtccttcccaagtgcttagtccagtgctctgcacacagtaagcgctctataaatacgactgactgaatgaactattatgaattattattattaatgttatgattattaattattaagattgtgggggttaagactgggagccccaagtgggacagcctaatcaccttgtatccctcccagcgcttggaccagtgcttcgcaaatagtaagcacttaacaaatgctattattatcattattattattattattattattattattattattattattattattacagatgagggaactgaggcccagagaagactgtgagcccacttttagactgtgagcccactgttgggtagggactgtctctatgtgttgccaatttgtacttcccaagcgcttagtacagtgctctgcacatagtaagcactcaataaatacgattgatgatgatgatgattacaatacaacaataaacagacacaaaggCTGAGCTTGGCTCTTGGATCAGATCCTAATCCTCAAAGTCTCTCCCAACCAGGAACTCGCTCTCACCCGGGTGGTCCGTTCCTGGAAATCCAAGTCCCCACTAAAGAGGGGGGGAAAAGCAAGAGTCCCAGTGAACGCTTGCTTTCCCTCCTCGGATTTCTtcccgacataataataataataatgatagcatttattaagcgcttactatgtgcaaagcactgttctaagcactggggaggttacaaggtgatcaggttgtcccccggggggctcacagtcttaacccccattttacagaggagggaactgaggcgctgagaagtgaagtgacttgcccaaagtcacacagctgacggcggagtgggattcgaacccacgacctctgactccaaagcccgggctcttcccagtgagccacgctgcttctccgacacaatcccttcctctgccccattccctctctcccagAGTCCCTGGGGCTCTCCTGGAAAGGCTACTCATTTTCAACCTGCTAGAGGAGACAAAGCAGGAGGGGCATTTTTATTTTTGGCTTATACCCCGTCCCGGGGGTCACTAAATAAGCCACAGGACACTGACTTGAAAGGGCAACTCAACacagccctctccccatcccagtccaGCTCTCATGGATGAAACTAAGCCCGGCGGCCCACTTCCAGCCACGATTTCCCcaattcctcccctttcccacccgcTCCTCCAGTCCTTGCGGTGCAGCGGGCTCTAGATTGAGGCTCGTAGTCACGGAAGCTGACTTTCCCTGGTACGTTGGCCCCTCGGGTAAGCTGCATCGGCGAGGAGGGGAAGCGAGGAGTTCCCAAGCACCCACGGAGGGACCTGCCCCAGGAAAGTCGGCAGCTAAGACGGAGACCGGGCCAAAATCCGGGACACCCGAGGCAGGAGAAGCCGTCCAAGCCGCAAACGTTGGGTCCTGACCCTTTCAAGCCGGGCTTCCGACCTCGTAGGCTctacgtgagcccgctgttgggtagggaccgtctctatattcatttattcattcattcgatcgtatttactgagcgcttactgtgtgcagagcactggactaagcgcttgggaagtacaagttggcaacatatagaggcagtccctacccaacagcgggctcacagtctggaagggggagacagacaacaaaactcaacatattaacaaaataaaataaattgaataaatatgtacaaataaactaaataaatagagtaataaatccgtacaaacatatatacatatatacaggtgctgtggggaggggaaggccctacccaacagtgggctccctctccatcccccccgccttacctccttcccttccccacagcacctgtatatatgcacatatgtttgtacggatttattactctatttattttacttgtacatattcattctatttattttattctgttaatatgttttgttttgttctctgtctcccccttctagactgggagcccactgttgggtagggaccgtctctagacgttgccaacttggacttcccaagcgcttagtacagtgctctgcacgcagtaagcgctcaacaaatactattgattaacttctccgagcctcatctgtaaaatggggattaagactgtgagccccacgtgggacaacctgatcactttgtagcccccccccaccagcgcttagaacagtgctttgcacatagtaagcgcttaacgttattattattatatgttgccaacttggacttcccaagcgcttagtccagtgctctgcacacagtaagcgctcaataaatacgattgaatgaatgaatgaatgaatgaatggagccggcCCCAACCCTGCTAatggttccccctcctccctccgcttCCCTTCCGAGAAAGCCGAGCGGCGGCCGCGAGATCGGGGCCGTTAGTTTCACCCTACCCAACCTGGCCAGGGCCACTAGTGaagccttcctctttctcctcctcctcccctctccagcgTCCTCAAGTCAGAAGAGGAGCCCCATGGACCGGgcccgatggggaggggagcgccGGGTTGGGGACGTTGCGggattcattcgtccattcaatcgtaattatcaatcaatcaatcgtatttatcgatacCTACTTATTGaacccttttaggctgtgagccccttgttgcctcctccccttccccacaacacatgtatatacgtctgtacatatttgctactctattggttttacttgtacatatctattctattttattttatttggtcagtgtgtttggttttgttctccgtctcccccttttagactgtgagtccacttttgggtagggactgtctctatatgatgccaatttgtacttcccaagcgcttagtacagtgctctgcgcatagtaagcgctcaataaatacgattgatgatgatgagaagagccCACCTTCTCCGCGCCCGCCTCACAACTTGCCCCTTGACTCAGCCAAGCGTCATCCGCTGGTCCCGCTGGGTAGCCCGGCTTCCCCCCCGCGAGCCCAGGGCATCCCCAGAGAGAAACACGGACCCCGGCACGGGCCCCcgaggggaaaaaataaaaaaagggaatATCCCCCCcgactcctctcctccacccaatctCGCGAAGACTCCCCGCATCCAGAGGCAGCGGTCCCGAGGTCGGTCGGcaccaggagggatggaggggggggagcgGCGGGCCCGCGGGCCGGAGGGACAGCGAGGGATCGGACGTCCTACCTCGCCCACGTACTCCATCACGAAACTGTTCTTCCTGATTTTCTCCAAGGTCCGGACGCCCCAGCCGCGCCCGTTGGCGGTGCGGAAGATGCAGAGGTTGTAGCGGatgcccttctgcaccacccggTTGGGGCACTCGTAGCCGCAGCGGCAGCGGGCATTGCACTCGTAGATGGGCATGCCGGCCTTGAGCTTCACCTGGCCCTGGCCGTTGTAGGCGAACTTGTTGAGCGAGGCCCCGGGGCAGCAGCCGTCGGCGGGGGCGGCCAGGCAGTCGCCGCACTCGCAGCCCACGGCCACCTCGTTGAGGGTGATGCCCTCTCCCACCTTGTACTCGTTGATGTACACAAAGTCCCGGGGCGGCCCGACCAGGTCGACCTCGTTCTCCACCGTGATGCGGCCCCGGTGGTTGCGCTTGGCATTCAGTTCCCGCTCCCAGCGCCGCAGAGCCCGCCGCTGCTTGGCTTTCTGCACCAGGAAGCCGGCCAGCCCCTGGTCCAGCTGCCGCAGGTGCTTCGGCTTGCCGTGCCGCCGCACCACCTCCCTCTCCAGGTCCTGGTGAAACTGCTTCAGGATGTGCACGCACTTGAGGTTCTTGCGCGGCTCCCAGGTGCTCTCCGAGTCAGGGTAGCCCCGCCATTTCACCAGGTAGAACTCCTGCTCCTGGGGGCGgcgggtgggtggagggagagaagggggggacaccggctgtgagcctcacggtaGCGGCCCAACCTTCGGCGAGGGAGCCCGTCCCGGCCGGGAATCCTCCTGCCCGGGGGATGCTTCCTCCCGCTCGACCCGCAAACCCACACGGAGCGCCGCGGATCCCTTCTCCTTGCCCCTCAGGCGGGCGGTTCAGGAGGGGCAGCTCCTGGGGGACGAGGCAAACCCGGCTCAAAGGGACGAGTggattctccccccccccgcccccccaccattcattcattctttcaatcgtatttactgagcgcttactgtgtgcagggcaccgggctaagcgcttggggagtccaagttggcaacatagagaggcggtccctacccaacagcgggctcacaggctagaagggggaggcagacaacaaaacaacacgtatCAACAGAGTAAAcggaataggtacaaataaaatagagtggtaaatacgtacaaacatatacacaggtgctgtggggaggggaaggaggtaaggcggagggggagaagggggatgatTCACCTTGATTCACCACTTCCATCCGAGACCAGGGGCcggctctcccccatcccacacggTGCCCGCAGGAGAAGACTTCCCGGGGCGGCCAAACCCTCGGGCCCGGGCGGCTTGTTTGTGAGGGCAGGAAGGGGCCCAACTCACCCGGACCTTCTTGTAGTCACACAGGTATTCcacctcaaagtcacacaggttcTTCCGGGAGATGCCCAAGGAAGTGCAGGATACCTTCTCCAGGCGGCACAGGTCCTGCAGCTGGCTCCACGACGATTTGCAGCAGACCATGCACCCTGGGGGAGGGAGGCGTGGTGCCCGGGGGGCTCAGACGGCCACCGATGACTTGCCAGCTACACTCCGCTACCCCCCAGAACCTACTATCTTCTGCTCCCCGCAAGACTCGCTTCTCCAACCCGGAAATCGGCTTCCTCGCTCTGGGACCCCGTCCCCTTCGGAATATCGCTCCCGGTGTTCACATCTGCCCAACGTGCCTCCCTCTTCCGTAATCCCCACCAATTATTCCGCGGCTCTAACTCCCTCCTAAGGTTTCCAGTGCCAAAGGCGTCCCCCTTCCACGCCGGGGGTGGCCCCCACGGCTTTTTGGAGCCGGTCTCCAGGCTCGCTCATTCTTCCCCGGGCTCTGAAAGGATCTTCGAGGGACCAGTCAGGGCTGAGAAGAccccaaatggtggctttctggtctGTCACctctttgaagcctgtccccCACCCAGTCATCACCCCTGCCGCCCCAAAATAAAATCCGAGGtcagaatgaaaagttggcacctctagccatttcccctacctcctcctcctcctcatcaatcgtagttattgagcgcttactgtgtgcagagcactgtattaagcacttgggaagtccaagttggcaacatatagagacagtccctacccaacagtgggctcacagtctatgttcctCGCTCTCTAACCCCGGAAGCATCCGTCATTATTCTAGACTTTTTTCTAgactagtcttttagactgtgagcccactgttgggtaggggctgtctctatatgttgccaatttgtacttcccaagcgcttagtacagtgctctgcacatagtaagcgctcaataaatacgattgatgatgatgatgatgatcttctagactgtgagcccgctgttgggtagggaccgtccctatatgtcgccggcttggacttcccaagcgcttagtccagtgctctgcacacggtaagcgctcaataaatacgacaatgaataaatgaatgaattctgttgaTGAATCAGAAGTCGGCTGAGGAAAACTTTACTGCCACACTTCTCTCCTGGTCCTCTGCTTCCTTCCCTGACGGCTCCTCGTCAGCCAGCTTTGCTGGCTCTCCGTCCTCCCGACTCCTTTTAACTGCGTGTCCCGCTGGGCTCAGTTGTCAGTGGTAAACAGCAGGATCGTTGACCAGAAATCTGCCTTAAAtctctatctttcattcattcattcattcaatcgtatttattgagcgcttactaagcactggacaaagcgcttgggaagtccaagttggcaacgtctagagacggtccctgcccgacagtgggctcacagtctagaagggggagacggagaacaaaacaaaatcaatcaatcgtatttattgagcgcttactgtgtgcagagcactgtactaagcgcttgggaagtacaagctggcaacatatagagacagtccctacccaacagtgggctcacagtctagaaacatatcaacaaaattcTCATCGAGCCTACAGAACATACGGCTGCAAGAATCGTCTTTTAAAAtcatcttctagacggtgagcccactgttgggtagggaccgtctctatatgttgccaacctggacttcccaagcgcttagtacagtgctctgcccacagtaagcgctcagtaaatacgattgattgattaaaacgccTTTGGGAGCACGGCACACCCTGCTTCAAAAGTTTTCAACAGCTACCTAGTCTCACGTAAGCAGAaaagcacggagaagcagcgcggctcaatggaaagagcccgggctttggagtcagaggtcgtgggttcaaatcccggctccgccaattgtcagctgggtggctttgggcaagtcacttcacttctctgggcctcggttacctcaactggaaaatggggattaatactgtgagctccccccgtgggacaacctgatcaccttgtaacctccccagtgcttagaacagtgctttgcacatagtaagcgcttaataaataccattattattataaaaaaaaggcAAAACACTAACAGAGGCTCCAAGACTCTCCTCCAGCTATATCGCTCTTGCCACACAACAGATTGTCATACTTAAGTCATTTCCTCCCGGGCACATTCCTGACCAATGCCCCACTTTTCTGCTCATATCACCCCATGGGCCACTTTAACAGCCGTGTGACtatcttattatttatttacctacTTCTGTTTTTATCCTTTGTGGCTGCGTTTTACCC is a window encoding:
- the SUV39H1 gene encoding histone-lysine N-methyltransferase SUV39H1, with translation MVCCKSSWSQLQDLCRLEKVSCTSLGISRKNLCDFEVEYLCDYKKVREQEFYLVKWRGYPDSESTWEPRKNLKCVHILKQFHQDLEREVVRRHGKPKHLRQLDQGLAGFLVQKAKQRRALRRWERELNAKRNHRGRITVENEVDLVGPPRDFVYINEYKVGEGITLNEVAVGCECGDCLAAPADGCCPGASLNKFAYNGQGQVKLKAGMPIYECNARCRCGYECPNRVVQKGIRYNLCIFRTANGRGWGVRTLEKIRKNSFVMEYVGEIITSEEAERRGQIYDRQGATYLFDLDYVEDVYTVDAAYYGNISHFVNHSCDPNLQVYNVFIDNLDERLPRIAFFATRTIRVGEELTFDYNMQVDPVDAESTRMDSNFGLAGLTGSPKKRVRIECKCGTESCRKYLF